In Geotalea uraniireducens, one genomic interval encodes:
- a CDS encoding SPOR domain-containing protein, with protein sequence MNRDFDQEPDDSTASKGGSNTRVLLLVLLLLVAVFGYLYYFTGLIRPRAEAPQPQPAATTQVKQPIPPRPGAEPAPAATEAGKQAETTAEKKTEGKPATVKAEQAPAMPVKSQQAKASPVKPEALRPAKPEAPKAGSGKPEAPKTGKIEAPKAAKPESSAKQVTPKQAVAVKHQPAVKPEAKATKESPAAKAKLAKEKTAKATSAKEEAVKKPSQSRKPEEHGEYTLKIGDYVVPSAMDKVKGKLQAAGLSPVVKQGPKVKEPMIRLYFGEYADQESARKELAKLHDATAEAFMLNEGGTYRVYAGSYFLHERALKERDRLAGQGVTVTLKNASVPVPTLLLTAGSFSTRTEALKAVGRLKKQGLAASVIEKAP encoded by the coding sequence ATGAACAGAGATTTTGATCAGGAGCCGGACGACAGTACGGCCAGCAAGGGAGGAAGCAACACCAGGGTGCTGCTCTTGGTGTTGTTGCTTCTTGTTGCGGTTTTCGGCTACCTCTATTACTTCACCGGGCTGATCCGGCCGCGGGCCGAAGCGCCACAGCCTCAGCCGGCGGCGACTACGCAAGTGAAGCAGCCGATTCCGCCGCGCCCGGGGGCAGAACCGGCCCCTGCCGCGACAGAAGCCGGCAAACAGGCCGAGACAACCGCCGAGAAGAAAACTGAGGGTAAGCCAGCCACTGTCAAGGCGGAGCAGGCGCCTGCCATGCCGGTTAAGAGCCAGCAGGCAAAGGCTTCGCCTGTCAAGCCGGAGGCTTTGCGACCGGCCAAACCGGAAGCTCCGAAAGCCGGATCCGGCAAGCCGGAAGCTCCGAAGACCGGAAAGATAGAAGCACCAAAGGCTGCCAAGCCGGAAAGCTCGGCGAAACAAGTGACGCCCAAACAGGCTGTCGCCGTAAAACACCAGCCCGCGGTAAAGCCTGAGGCGAAAGCGACGAAAGAGTCTCCTGCCGCCAAAGCCAAATTGGCCAAGGAGAAGACTGCCAAGGCGACCTCAGCCAAGGAGGAGGCGGTTAAAAAGCCGTCCCAGTCTCGCAAGCCTGAAGAGCACGGTGAATATACGCTAAAAATCGGCGATTATGTTGTCCCTTCGGCAATGGATAAGGTGAAGGGCAAGCTGCAAGCCGCCGGGTTGTCACCGGTTGTCAAACAGGGGCCGAAGGTTAAGGAGCCGATGATTCGCTTGTATTTCGGCGAATATGCCGATCAGGAAAGTGCACGAAAAGAGTTGGCCAAGCTTCACGATGCCACGGCAGAGGCCTTTATGTTGAATGAGGGTGGCACGTACCGCGTCTATGCCGGTTCGTATTTTCTGCATGAACGTGCCCTCAAGGAACGTGATCGCCTGGCGGGCCAGGGGGTCACGGTGACCTTGAAAAATGCCTCGGTTCCGGTACCGACTTTACTGTTGACGGCCGGTTCGTTCAGCACACGAACCGAAGCGCTGAAGGCGGTTGGCAGACTTAAAAAGCAGGGACTGGCGGCGTCAGTCATCGAAAAAGCGCCCTAG
- a CDS encoding GTP-binding protein: MALFNGTKREINAKIVYFGPPAAGKAATIQFVHRKLKGEIRSPIKAMGGQKDRMLFFDFMPPELGEVNGFRIRFHLYTVQGDVSSASTWKTILKGTDGIVFVADASRGGGSTNGEYLQRLREYLSAYGQELAAIPYMVQCNKSDLADAASPDAILQELGLTGCPAVASSVVTGEGILQVLSSVLKQVIGTLRESPPAAGELRSTLTASEPSAGGGGAEVAAPTVMADIVPPMVSPESVELTVGGPVLEENREPELELFGEPVVIADGCVEIPLKVMYGDRTKLFRLTVSLNEVLPGEGQR, translated from the coding sequence ATGGCCCTGTTCAATGGAACCAAACGTGAAATCAATGCCAAGATAGTATATTTTGGGCCCCCTGCAGCCGGGAAAGCGGCAACCATCCAGTTTGTCCACCGTAAATTGAAAGGGGAGATCCGCAGCCCTATCAAGGCGATGGGGGGGCAGAAGGACCGGATGCTCTTTTTTGATTTTATGCCGCCCGAGCTCGGCGAAGTGAATGGCTTCCGGATCCGGTTCCATCTCTATACCGTTCAGGGGGATGTTTCCAGTGCTTCAACCTGGAAGACGATACTTAAAGGGACCGACGGGATTGTTTTCGTTGCCGATGCTTCCCGAGGCGGTGGCAGCACCAATGGTGAGTATCTGCAGCGGCTTCGGGAGTATTTGTCTGCCTATGGCCAGGAGCTTGCGGCGATCCCTTATATGGTCCAGTGCAACAAGAGCGACTTGGCCGATGCCGCTTCGCCGGATGCTATCCTGCAGGAACTCGGGCTTACCGGTTGTCCGGCCGTCGCGTCGTCGGTGGTGACCGGCGAAGGGATATTGCAGGTCCTCTCATCGGTGCTTAAACAGGTTATCGGCACCCTGCGTGAGTCGCCGCCGGCTGCCGGGGAGCTGCGCTCGACCTTGACGGCCAGTGAACCTTCGGCGGGAGGGGGGGGGGCAGAGGTGGCGGCGCCGACAGTGATGGCAGATATCGTTCCTCCCATGGTGTCGCCGGAATCTGTCGAGTTAACAGTGGGCGGGCCGGTCCTCGAAGAAAACCGCGAGCCGGAACTGGAACTTTTTGGCGAGCCGGTGGTGATTGCCGACGGTTGTGTAGAGATTCCACTTAAGGTTATGTACGGTGACCGGACTAAACTGTTTCGGTTGACCGTCTCGCTGAACGAAGTTCTTCCCGGCGAAGGTCAACGTTAA
- a CDS encoding MgtC/SapB family protein, with protein sequence MDFDLEMIARLLLASLLGGLIGLEREVHGRPAGFRTHLLVSLGSCLFAIASIEFYRRYGNFTGHGPVGVDAARVAAQVVPGIGFLGAGAIIREGASVRGLTTAACLWIAAAVGLACGSGMYIISCVVTAISLTALLLLKKVEGALARDHYSILVVMSDDLTGQLEQIQRLLDECKLQRLGVNIEKDIENSRLRFEFEVKLTSREVVCAVVDQVGALSGVRKVSFS encoded by the coding sequence ATGGATTTTGACCTTGAGATGATCGCGCGGTTGTTGCTGGCATCACTGCTTGGTGGATTGATCGGCCTGGAGCGGGAAGTCCACGGCCGCCCGGCGGGCTTCAGGACGCATCTGCTTGTCTCTCTGGGGTCATGCCTGTTCGCCATTGCCTCAATAGAGTTTTATCGGCGGTATGGTAACTTCACCGGGCATGGGCCTGTCGGAGTTGATGCTGCGCGGGTGGCGGCTCAGGTGGTCCCGGGGATCGGTTTTCTTGGCGCCGGGGCAATCATCAGGGAAGGGGCTTCCGTGCGTGGATTGACCACCGCCGCGTGCCTCTGGATTGCTGCGGCGGTAGGCCTGGCCTGCGGTTCCGGGATGTACATCATTTCCTGCGTCGTTACGGCGATATCGCTTACGGCGCTGTTGCTGTTGAAAAAGGTAGAAGGGGCGTTGGCCCGGGATCATTACAGCATTCTGGTTGTTATGAGTGATGATCTGACCGGGCAATTGGAACAGATTCAACGGTTGCTCGACGAGTGCAAGCTGCAACGCCTGGGGGTCAACATCGAGAAGGATATTGAAAACAGTCGGTTACGATTCGAGTTCGAGGTGAAATTGACGTCTCGCGAGGTCGTCTGCGCCGTCGTCGATCAGGTGGGAGCACTCTCTGGTGTTCGAAAAGTAAGTTTTTCCTAG
- a CDS encoding methyltransferase family protein encodes MNGATTFSLRFIAFALIHSLLASDFCKKAGSRYLPAALQRFYRLSYNLLSLVIFAWVMAAYPLPPVLYIVPGAWSLVCTALQLILLLLLYRCAAQTGLAALLGLQAAETGELCTTGCYGLVRHPLYSLSAAFLIVTPVMTVKWLLLTVFSCCYFVVGAIIEEQRLGRKFGDTYRNYRRRVPMFIPRISKSKDPTFPG; translated from the coding sequence TTGAACGGCGCCACCACCTTTTCCCTGCGCTTTATCGCCTTTGCCCTTATCCACTCGCTCTTGGCGAGCGATTTCTGCAAAAAGGCCGGGAGCCGTTACTTGCCGGCAGCACTGCAACGATTCTATCGTCTGTCGTACAATCTACTCTCGCTGGTCATCTTTGCCTGGGTAATGGCCGCCTATCCCTTGCCACCGGTACTGTACATTGTTCCTGGAGCGTGGAGCCTGGTCTGCACTGCTCTCCAGTTGATCCTTCTTCTGCTGCTGTACCGCTGTGCGGCGCAAACCGGCCTGGCGGCATTGTTGGGGCTGCAAGCGGCAGAAACAGGCGAATTATGCACAACCGGCTGTTACGGCCTCGTCCGCCATCCGCTTTACTCGTTGAGCGCCGCATTCCTGATCGTAACCCCGGTCATGACGGTAAAATGGCTGCTCCTGACCGTGTTCTCGTGTTGTTATTTCGTTGTGGGAGCAATTATTGAGGAACAGAGGCTGGGAAGGAAATTTGGCGATACCTACCGGAATTATCGGCGCCGGGTACCGATGTTTATCCCCCGTATTTCCAAGAGCAAAGATCCGACATTCCCCGGCTGA
- a CDS encoding cytidylate kinase family protein codes for MAIITISREMGTGAFQIAREVAKRLKYTLVDGSKIAELAPQYGLDGENLKRVDEKPPVYITAEDRLHAAHLNTIEIILLEFARKGNVIIYGRGAQDLLVGLKSILRIRFIAPFEDRVESFSEREWLDPDLSRELIRKSDHQRGGFIHFYFNRDWADPLGYDMVFNTSNMSQSAAIESIVAAAKDPRLKNDEVQARALIDDMILCKRIETELLKKQTIENLHFKITVAGEVVTLSGHVHSEAEKREALNVVANLQGVARVDDDLQVVNYKPYKE; via the coding sequence ATGGCAATTATCACGATTTCCAGAGAAATGGGTACCGGTGCCTTCCAGATTGCTCGTGAGGTCGCCAAACGGCTAAAATATACCTTGGTCGATGGCAGCAAGATTGCCGAACTTGCCCCGCAGTATGGCCTTGATGGCGAAAATCTCAAGCGTGTCGATGAAAAGCCACCTGTGTACATAACTGCCGAAGACCGTCTTCATGCCGCTCATCTGAATACCATCGAAATCATTCTGCTTGAATTTGCCCGAAAAGGGAACGTTATAATCTATGGCCGCGGCGCACAGGACCTGCTCGTCGGTTTGAAAAGCATCCTGAGAATCCGGTTCATTGCCCCCTTCGAGGATCGGGTAGAGAGCTTCTCCGAACGTGAGTGGCTGGACCCCGATCTGTCCCGGGAACTGATCAGAAAGAGCGACCATCAACGTGGCGGATTCATCCATTTCTACTTCAACCGCGATTGGGCGGATCCTCTTGGCTATGACATGGTTTTCAATACGTCAAACATGTCCCAGAGCGCAGCCATCGAAAGTATTGTTGCCGCCGCCAAGGATCCACGGTTGAAAAATGACGAGGTGCAGGCCCGGGCGCTCATCGACGATATGATTCTTTGCAAGCGCATCGAAACGGAACTCCTGAAAAAGCAGACGATCGAGAACCTTCATTTCAAGATTACCGTTGCAGGAGAAGTTGTTACTTTGTCAGGCCATGTTCATTCCGAAGCGGAGAAAAGGGAAGCACTCAATGTCGTTGCGAATTTGCAGGGGGTTGCGCGAGTCGATGACGATCTCCAGGTTGTCAATTACAAACCGTATAAGGAGTAG
- a CDS encoding PHP domain-containing protein, whose amino-acid sequence MRHFVDLHVHSNYSDGVHPPARLIQMADELKLAAIAIADHDTVDGVDEALEAALDREIEVIPAVELSTEYGPYRDIHILGYYLDHHDPQLRKKLSDFRTMRDDRGKAITDRVNRRLARERKAPLAYADVLQLAEGSIGRPHIGRILIKHGYARDMEDAFRRYLIPCNVPKKYFAAIEAIDEIRRVGGVAVLAHPATISESRQELHRVIGELAAHGLDGLEVYNNKSTAEDSLELERLATDLGLLRSGGSDFHGFEDDLEIGTGRGKLAVKNDVVEQLRKRATSRIQPPLSVGGGG is encoded by the coding sequence ATGCGCCACTTTGTCGACCTCCACGTACATTCAAACTATTCCGACGGAGTACACCCCCCTGCACGTCTGATACAGATGGCCGACGAACTCAAACTGGCGGCCATTGCCATTGCTGACCACGACACTGTCGACGGCGTCGACGAAGCGCTTGAAGCGGCTCTCGACCGTGAAATCGAGGTAATTCCGGCAGTCGAACTATCGACCGAATATGGCCCGTACCGGGATATCCACATCTTGGGTTATTACCTGGACCACCATGATCCACAACTGCGTAAAAAGCTCAGTGATTTCCGCACAATGCGCGATGACCGCGGCAAAGCAATCACTGACAGGGTCAATCGACGCCTAGCCAGAGAACGGAAAGCCCCGCTCGCTTACGCTGATGTGCTTCAACTGGCCGAAGGGAGCATCGGCCGGCCGCACATCGGCCGTATCCTCATCAAACACGGCTACGCCCGGGATATGGAGGATGCCTTTCGCCGCTATTTAATCCCGTGCAATGTCCCCAAAAAATATTTTGCCGCAATCGAAGCTATCGATGAAATCAGGCGAGTTGGCGGTGTAGCAGTTCTCGCCCATCCGGCGACTATCAGCGAAAGCCGCCAAGAATTGCACCGCGTAATCGGGGAATTGGCCGCGCATGGGCTGGATGGGCTGGAAGTCTACAACAATAAGAGTACAGCCGAGGACTCGCTTGAGCTGGAACGCTTGGCGACCGATCTCGGTTTGCTGAGAAGTGGCGGCTCAGATTTCCACGGTTTTGAAGATGACCTTGAGATCGGGACCGGCCGGGGTAAACTTGCAGTGAAGAATGACGTGGTGGAACAGCTCAGAAAACGCGCAACTTCGCGCATTCAACCACCGCTATCGGTCGGAGGCGGAGGATAA
- a CDS encoding endonuclease III domain-containing protein, which translates to MKESDIRQVMSLLASAVKQWDSPAVTIVAQREGNPFKVLVSCLLSLRTQDRTTGPASERLFSLADTPEKMLHLSEQEIEQAIYPVGFYRNKAVQILDICRLLQSKYQGRVPDELDELLTFRGVGRKTANLVVTLGFGKPGICVDTHVHRISNRWGYVQTKTPEETEMALRAKLPAEFWLVINDYLVTFGQNQCTPISPRCSTCPLDAFCARVGVGKSR; encoded by the coding sequence ATGAAAGAGAGCGACATCAGGCAGGTGATGTCGCTCCTCGCGTCGGCGGTCAAACAGTGGGATTCACCAGCGGTAACCATCGTCGCCCAGCGGGAGGGGAATCCATTCAAGGTGCTTGTTTCCTGTCTCCTTTCGCTCCGGACTCAGGACAGAACAACCGGCCCTGCCTCTGAGCGTCTGTTCTCCCTGGCCGATACTCCTGAAAAAATGCTGCATCTGTCCGAACAGGAGATCGAGCAGGCTATTTACCCGGTCGGGTTTTACCGGAACAAGGCGGTCCAGATTCTCGATATTTGCCGGCTTCTCCAGAGCAAGTATCAGGGACGGGTTCCTGACGAGCTCGATGAATTGCTGACTTTTCGGGGCGTTGGCCGCAAAACCGCAAATCTGGTGGTGACACTTGGCTTTGGCAAGCCCGGGATTTGTGTCGATACCCATGTTCATCGCATCAGCAATCGTTGGGGGTATGTCCAGACCAAGACCCCCGAAGAGACCGAGATGGCGCTGCGAGCAAAATTGCCGGCGGAATTCTGGCTGGTCATCAACGATTATCTGGTTACGTTCGGGCAGAACCAGTGTACGCCCATTTCTCCTCGCTGCTCGACTTGTCCGCTCGATGCGTTCTGTGCCAGAGTAGGGGTGGGCAAGTCACGCTAG